A genomic stretch from Larimichthys crocea isolate SSNF chromosome XXII, L_crocea_2.0, whole genome shotgun sequence includes:
- the zcchc10 gene encoding zinc finger CCHC domain-containing protein 10, with product MATPMHRIIARRQAEANKQHVRCQKCLEMGHWTYECTGKRKYVHRPSRTVELKKKLKENENKPLSITGPGREDSSEKKIKKKAKDPGDSSSDSDSSSSDSSSDSSDSSSSSSDDSDSSSDSDDDSSSSSSSSSSSSSSSDSSDSGSSSDSDQGPPKKKKKKK from the exons ATGGCGACTCCCATGCATAGAATAATAGCCAGGAGGCAAGC GgaggcaaacaaacaacatgtgcGTTGCCAGAAGTGTTTGGAGATGGGGCACTGGACCTATGAGTGCACGGGGAAGCGGAAATATGTGCACAGACCGTCGAGAACGGTTGAGCTGAAAAAGAAACTCAAggagaatgaaaataaaccccTAAGCATCACTGG ACCAGGAAGAGAAGACTCCAGtgagaagaaaattaaaaagaa GGCTAAAGACCCCGGCGACAGCAGCAGTGATTCAGATAGCTCTTCCAGTGACTCATCGTCAGACAGCAGCgactcctccagctcctcttcGGATGACAGcgacagcagcagtgacagcgACGATGACAgctcttcctcgtcctcctcttcctcctcctcctcgtcgtcCTCAGACAGCTCAGACTCAGGAAGCAGCAGCGATTCAGATCAAGGaccaccaaagaagaagaaaaagaagaagtag